The following DNA comes from Macaca thibetana thibetana isolate TM-01 chromosome 14, ASM2454274v1, whole genome shotgun sequence.
TTGCTGAGAGGCGAGGGAGAAAGGGGTCTCTGATCGCAGAAAACAGAGAGCCGAAAGTCGAATTTCCAGTCTAGGACGCGGTACTGGGCTGGTCCCCGACCCCAAGGACGACGAACGCAGGAAAATGCGCGCCCGGGCGCACACTCTCCAGTGGCTGGGACCGGGAGGGCGCGAGGGGAAGCGGGAGGCCGGGCCGCGGGCCGCAATGGCTCCGCACCGGCCTGGAGGACAGGTGGGTTTTGTTTGTCTTCCAGGAGCGAATCTCCAAGGCCCGCCACGAGACTGGAGTCTGAGTCTTCCCGTCCGGGAGGAAACGGCGCTCGGCCCCGCAGTCTCCTCCCCTGCCTAccaccctccccagcctggcGACTCAGAGCACGTGCGGCCCTGAGCCCAGCTCCCCCTCGTCTCCAATGTCCACCTCGTCCTCTGGCTCGGTCAGCACGAAGGGGCCGGCGGGCAGGCTCAGCCGAGCCTCGGCGACTGCGGCCTCTGAACCGCGGGGGCTGCCCTCGGGGCTTTCTGGACCGTCTGGTGCTTTGGGTTCGTCTTGGCTTTTCCGCAGTTGCTTTTTATGCTTCATCCGCCGGTTCTGGAACCATGTTTTCACCTGATTTcggagagataaaaataaaatcatgtcattccTCCAAATCTGAGCGATTGCTGGGGTTTAGGAAAATGGGTGGCAGTCCGTTGATGAAGTATCCAAGAGCGGTGATAGCCTCAACTGCTCATAAGTTATCGCCTTGAGCCGAATGAGAATCCAACAGTCTGAGGCTTTCAGGAGTAACTGTCCCAAAATAATGATGAGGATTAACATGGGTGGTTAGCAGTTATGCATATTGTTATTAATTAGAACTACTAACAGTAAGTGCTCCGTGGGCAAATCTTTTTTACACTCAGCTGATGTTCCTCTGATTGAGACATCTAACCACCTGATCCGCAAGACTCCTGGACAGGAAGATGAGAATTGAACCTCCTGGTTCTCATCCAAGAGAAAATCAGACCCGGGCCTGGCAGAGCTAATGATTTCACAGCAAGAGGCGTTCTGGGTAGAGACTATGAGAAATGGGGAAGAGAGGACGGGGTTTGAGGTTGCAGGTGGATAGCGCTTGGAGGAAGATAAAAACCATTCTTCCACTCAGGACAGGGGAACAGGGAGGGGACTTAAACCACAGTGTGTGCGTTGGGGTTGGAGCGGAGGTGCATGTGAACATTGGCCGCTGTGAGAGAGACTgaagaaagaagggggaagaaaTCTCGGTGTGTGGACTTCTCTCAGTACAAGAACTCGCCTAAACGCTTACCATTTACCTCTGACCCGGGTTCCTAGCCTGGTCGGAGAGACTCCTCTCTCTGACGAATATTCATGCGAATAAGAGTTCTTAACCCGGAGGTGGTCATCAGAATTACCTGAGGAGTGTTTCCTTCCTGTCCAGAGCCCCGCtcgagacttttttttctttttctttcttttcttttttttttttttttttttttagatggagtctggctctgtcgcccaggctggagtacagtggggcaatctcggctcactgcaacctccccctcccgggttcaagcgattcttctgcctcagcctccccagtagctgggattacaggcgcgcgccaccacgcccgactaatttttgtatttttagtagagatggggtttcaccatgttggccaggctggtctcgaactcctgacctcgtgatccgcccgtctcggccttccaaagtgctgggattacaggcgtgagccaccgcgcccggccgggtatGGGTAATTTTACGAAAGCTCTTAGGAAAGGCCTAGAATAAGCGTCAGCGGGGTCCATTCCTACTCGAACTCCACAAGGTCCCGAAGGTATTGAGAGCTGAAGGGAGACAAGAACGAAGCAGAGATCAGGGCCTCCCTCTCCTCCCGCCCACCTGCGTCTCGGACAGGCTGAGGGCCGTGGCCAGTTCCACTCGCTCTGGCGTGGACAGGTAGCGCTGGATCTCGAACCTCTTCTCCAAGCCCGAGAGCTGCGAGTCAGAGAAAACCGTGCGGGCTTTGCGGCGGCGGCAGTGCTTCCCCGGCAGCTCCGCGTGCTGGGGGTGCTGGAACAGCGCTGGGACAGGCATCCCTGCAGAAAGAAGAGCAACCAAGTGGGCAGAGCCTGGGTCGCCGCAGAGCAACCTCCGCACCGCTCCCCTCCCTTCCGCTAGCCCCCAGTGCCTCCCTCCGCCCCTCGCCTCCACCAGTCTGCTAGCCCCAAAGCCCCTCAAGCCTTTCTCTCAGGAATCCAGGGCagagaaacagggagaaaaaaaaaaaaagcctcagaaaTAGCGCTTGGAGATCTTTATCTGGAGAGTCATctagaaatacaaacaacaaacagtaagtaaaacagaaaagaaaatcggAAAATAGATCCGGAggccatttaaaaatgtcttcttggAGAGACTTCCGTAGGGTAGGCCAGAGCCGTCTTCAGTTGCGCCTGGCGAAGTTTTTTTGCAAATGTCAAATGGCCCAGGAGCAGTcctgtccccagcccccaccGTATCCTCCTAGACCCCTGATGACAGTCAGTGCTGTTCTGGGGCTAGCAGATGCATGGATATAATCTTGCCTCTAAACCTCACTGAAAAACACCTGTTTCCCAAGCCACTCCTATCCCCCTGCAGCCAAAGGGAGCCGAGCAAAAACTGCCTTATCCGGAGAAGCCCCCGAGCGGGAACAGAGGGGTATTTCCCGCCTCTCACGTCTCCTCGCCCGTTTCTGGGTCGCGCTGGGGACCCGGCTATCTAATCTGGTcctcattctttttctcattctttccctcTCCAAGGCCAGCGAAGCAGAAGGATTTGAGGCGCTTTTCCATGGCCCGGTCCGGGAAAACTTGTCTTTCCTGACCCTCGCGAGATTGACTCTGTCCGAGACGCGCCAAGCGAATAGAAGCTACCACAAGCAACATCGGCCAATCCCagggaaaataaacaaacataacaaCAAGTAGTGCGGGTACCGCGGGCTTTGGCCACTGCTGTATGAGTGAACCACTGGCGCCACTGAGAATAGACTGTCACCAGCGGGTGGCGAAGCCAATGCAGAGATGTGGACCTGGATGCAGCCTTTATTTTATCACTGCCCCTCCAACTGACTGCCCCggagtctggatttttttttttaccaccttACAAACACTTTTAGCTTTGTTCTGGATTCCAGAGCCCACAAACTACCTCCTGTCTTGCCCCCAGCCCCTGCACCGACTATGGTTGTTGCCACCTCCGAGCTATGAGTCTGGACTCAAGGAATTATTCTACTCTGGCTGGATTGAAAACGCCAGAGAAAAAACCATGGATGTGGCCTTttagagggagacagaaaaaaaaatcggGGTATTTTCCCACATCCTCCTGTCCCAAACAGACTTTGCTAGTCTCTGCTTTTTGTCAGACCAGAGAAATCAAAATACTTTAGCACCTGGCTAAATGATGGCAGCTGGGGCAGAGGAGGTAGCCCAGATTGTGAGTTAAATGTTAGATGTTGAGGTTGAGGAGGGTTAAAGAGCTgcatctcccccaacccccatttTTTCTCACGCGTTCTCTCTTATTCAGGCTAGCCCAAACCTTTCGTTCTCAGAGAAGCCCAAACCTTCATTCACTTCTATGCCCCCTGCAGTATCTGCAAATGCTCAGTGCCTGGGGAAAAAGAGAGCTGCCCTGGACAGAGTGTTTTGAGTTTCTGTGCAGGAAAAGTTCTGTCCACGGGGTGGGATGCTCAAGGGTCTCCCTCTGAGTGGGCAGAGGCGGAGAATCAGGATTGAGAGATGGACCAAAGTGGCCAGGAAGATCACAAGCAGGGAGACTGAGCACTGCCCAACAAGAGTATTGTCAAACCCTATACGCTGCCTCTTGACCAGGCACCTATCCTCTGCTATGAAGAGTGCGGGGGGGATCACGATTTATCCCCGTGAGTTGGCATGCCTCCAAGGAGCTCCGCATGGCCTCAGCCATATCCCCAGCCTGTCACTTAGGGAAGGAGGCCACCAAGCCAGGACGAGCCAGTCTGGCCTTTCCTTGGCTCCATCACAGGCTTAGAGTCTGTGCTAGAAGCCCTGCTCTCTCACTGCCCATACCTTGAGGCTCCTGTTACTTACCCGAGGTGGTGAGGAAATAAGGATGGTGGTGGTCTCCCTTATGCAGAGGGTGATGGGCGTGAGGAGCCAAGAGGGTGGGTGTGGGCATGAGGGGGTAGCCATAGTCTAGCAGAGGCACCCGAGAGGCCAGAGAGCTGGCGAAATGGTCTGGGGCCACCTCCCTCAGCGGCTTGGGCTTGTGCAGCAGGATGTCCTCGATGAAGAAGGATGTGGGCCTCTGAGAAGACGCCGGGTGTAGAGGAGAGGTGAAGTTGAGATTCATCTTGAGCAGAGCACCTGCCACAGGACAAGGGCCGGGACGAAGTGGAGGACACAGGCAGAGTCTTCAAGCCTGCTCGAAAGCCAGCA
Coding sequences within:
- the BSX gene encoding brain-specific homeobox protein homolog; its protein translation is MNLNFTSPLHPASSQRPTSFFIEDILLHKPKPLREVAPDHFASSLASRVPLLDYGYPLMPTPTLLAPHAHHPLHKGDHHHPYFLTTSGMPVPALFQHPQHAELPGKHCRRRKARTVFSDSQLSGLEKRFEIQRYLSTPERVELATALSLSETQVKTWFQNRRMKHKKQLRKSQDEPKAPDGPESPEGSPRGSEAAVAEARLSLPAGPFVLTEPEDEVDIGDEGELGSGPHVL